ATCAGATCGATCGTGAGTCGATGAAAACGTATGCGGCCTTCTTTCATCACTGTCTTGACCGCGGCGTGTATCTCGCTCCGTCGGGCTATGAAGTAGGCTTTCTCAGCACTCCGGTGCAGAGATCCGATCTTGATCTTTTTCTATCGATCGCTTCGGAATTCCGACGCTGACGACAGAGGGCATGAAAAACGGCACTGACAGAGTTTTTGGCCATCCCGGGTTATACCTCGGACTGATGTTCCTGGTCATCTCGGCGCAGCTTTTCTGGTGGCTTCTGTTTTTTGCCGAGATCCGCTTCGCCCTCGTTCATGTGCAGGACGAAAGAGATCGCATACTTGAGATGGCGCTGAACGGAGATCCGGGTCTTGTCGCGCCTCCGTATATTCGCCTTGAAAACGGGCGTTATACCGTAGACCGGGAAGTTGTCGAGGCCAGAAGGCATGAGCGTGATCGCAACGTCGTTATGATAATCGCCGAGGCTTCGTTCTTTCTGGCCGTTTTCGGAGCCGTCTCCATTATTCTTGTAAAGCTGTATCGTAGCGAACGACAGCTGGCAAAAGAGCAGGAACTCTTTCTAAACTCGTTTACGCACGAGCTGAAAACTCCCCTGGCCGCCATCAAGCTGAATCTGCAGACGTTGAAGAAGCGTCCCGATCATGCAGCGACGCCGGAGTTAGTCGAAGGGTCTTTGCGAGAGGTAGAGATCCTGAATCGGCGTATCAGCGAGATTCTTCTCGGCGGCGAACTCTCATCAGAGCAGTCGAACGAGAAAAACGGCGCCGGCGAGGGCACGGCCTTTTTCCCGATTCTTGAGCGCACGATCGGCGAGCTGCATTCTCTCATAAAAGAGAGGAATGCCGTCATCACGGTCGGATGGCTTCCGCCGATTACGGGGCGGTTGCGATCCCTGCTGCCGTCAGGAAGTCAGATCCCTGAGGCGCTTGTGGAGAAGGTCGTCGTCGATCGATCGGGGATCGTTCAGGATAACCTGTTAACGCTGCAAACTCTCGAAGAAAACCCCCTGGCTCTTGAGCCGCGAGAACTGGGAAGCGTTATCGGCGAATTGATCACCAATGCTCTGATCTATTCAGGAGAGTTGGCACGGCTACGCATTCTACTCCGACAGAAAGGCCGGCGCATGCAGTTGTTTTTTGTGGATAACGGCCCGGGTATTCCCTATGTAGAGCGCAAGAATATATTCAGGCCGATGGTGCGCTTGCAGAGGCAGAGCGGATTTGTGCCCGGAACGGGCATGGGCCTTGCTAACGTCAGGGCCTTGCTACTGCGACGTGCAGGAAGCATTCGTCTTCTGCCTTCGCCAGAGGGAGCTCGCTTTCTCGTAGAAATCTCTATCAAGAAATCTACATCTGGAGCCGGCCATGAAGCCTAAGATCCTTCTTGTCGAGGATGAGCCCGTGTTGCGCTCGGGAATCCGCCTCAATCTCGAAGACGAAGGATACGAGGTCGAGGCCTTTGAGAGCGCCGATAGCTTTCTGGCCGAGCGAGAGTCTCTTCTTTCGGGAAACAGCCCGTATGATCTTGCCATTCTCGATATGATGTTGCCGGGAAGATTGCAGGGCCTCGAGCTCTGTCGCCTGATTCGCTCTCGTTGGTCGATGCCGATCCTCTTTCTCACGGCGCGTAACAAGCTCGAATACAAACTTGATGCCTTTGAATCGGGCGCCGACGATTATATCACGAAACCTTTCGAGCTGGAAGAGCTGCTTGCGAGAATCCGGGTGAGGTTGCGCAAACACAAAATCGTCGACGCCTTTCAGATCGGAAGTTATCGGCTTGATTTCAACCGTGATACGGCCGTTCACACTTTAACCGCCGAAGAGGTGCGTTTTACAGAGAAGGAGATCGGCATTCTGAAACTGCTGCTTGAATCGCGCGGGCGCCCCGTCACGCGCGACGAGATCCTTGATCGCGTCTGGGGAACGGCTGAATTCCCCACGAATCGCACCATCGACAACTTTATCGTTAAGTTCCGTCGCATCTTCGAGCAGGATCCGGCGCATCCGACGCTTTTCATTACGCGCCATGGCCGCGGATATGAGCTTGCCCCTGAGGGCGAAGCCGAAAAATAAGACCGTGTCACCATCGATCCTGATCCAGGCCCTGAAGGGGCAGAAATGCAATCGTATCCCATTCTGGTATATGCGGCAGGCAGGCCGCTACCTGCCCGAGTACAACGAGATTCGCAAAGGACGAACCTTTCTCGATATGTCGACCAATGCCGACATCGCATACGAGATCACGATTCAGCCGCACCGGCGCTTTCAGAACGACGGACTGATCCTCTTTGCCGACATCCTTACCCCGCTTCATGCATGCGGCGTTCCGCTGTATTTCGAAGAGAAGCGCGGCCCGGTACTGGAGCGCACGATCTCAAAAGAAGAGGATCTTCATATACTCGAAAGTTTTTCGCCCGCCGAGCAGTGCCCCTATATCGGTGAAACGTTAACACGGCTTACCGCATACGCTTCCGGTCAAAGTGAAAGACCTGCCGTGCTGGGATTTGCAGGCGCTCCGTTTACGATGGCCTCGTATCTGATCGAAGGCGGGACTTCGAAAAAATTCGAAAAGATCCGCTCGATCATGTTCGGTCAGCCTGAACTGTTCAAAAAGTTATGCGACCGGCTTGTGGACATGACCGTCGACTATCTGCGATATCAGTTTAAAAGCGGCGCCGAGGCCGTGCAGCTCTTCGATAGCTGGGCGGGCATCCTGTCGGCCGAGCAGTACGACGAGTTTGCAGGACGTTATACAGAAGAGATCATCCGACGATTAAAAGCTGAATTCGATCATCCTATCATTCTCTTTGTCGGCGGAGGCCATCACCTTCTGCCCGAGATGGTGCGTCAGAATCCCGACGTCATCAGCCTCGACTGGCGTGTGCGCATCGAAGACGTTGAGAAGATACCGTCCCGCATCGCCATACAGGGGAATCTTGATCCGCTTTATCTTTACGGCGGCAAGGATCGCGTGATTCGCGAAACGGAGGCCGTGCTGAATCGTTTTGCCTCGCGTCCCGGTTACGTCTTCAATCTCGGTCATGGCATTCATCCGGCGTCGCCGCTTGAGAATGTCGAGGCGATGATCCAGACGATTCGCAACTATCGATGATACCGTCCTGCACGACCGGAATTTGTAAGCGCTTCATAGCGCTGGCGACGGCCTGTATGCTGTCCTCCTGCGCGGCGTTATTGCGTGACGGTAAGCCCGTCGAGTTCACGGCGGCAACCTACAATGTACACTATATGGAGCGCGGGATACCCGGCCTGGTTCGCACAATCAAAGGGCTCGACGCCGACGTGGTGGCCATGCAGGAGGTGCTGAGCACGGGTGGTCAGCCCGCCTCTGCACAGATCGCCGGCAGTCTGGGCTATCAGCATGTGGCCAGCATGCCGTATGTGAACTACGGCAGCGCACAGTGGGTACTGGTCATTCTATCGAGACATCCGATCGTCGCTCGCGACGAGATACGGCTCGGGAATTCGCGACGGGCACTACGAGCCGTAGTAAACATAAATGGCCGTCCCGTTGAGTTTATCACGATGCATCTCATGCCGCTCGCCGGACATATCGGCGGAATGCAGAGCGTGCGTCAGCGAGCGCAGTCACGAAGGACTGAAATCACCGATCTGTTAACCTGGCTGGGCGAGGCGAAACGTCCGCGCATTCTGCTCGGCGATTTCAACATGCTGCGCGGCACGATGGGATTCTACGACCTTGATGAATACGATCTCGTCTCAGACGTTTACAGCGACGCCGACGGAGGCTGGCTGCCGACGAACAGCGACACCTTTCCGTTGCCCGATGATACTCGCAAAAAGATCGGCGAACGCGTTCCAATCTGGCTTGTTCCGCGCAGCATCACGCTCGACTATATCTTCGTCAGCGATGGGGTGAGCGTTCTCGACACCGATGTGATCAAAAGCGATGCGTCCGATCACTGGCCGCTTGTCGGTCGATTCAGGCTCTGAGCAGCCTCTGTACTCACCGGTAAAACTGGCGTAACTGTCTGCCCGATATGCCTGAATTTTTCAGTCTTTGAGTCCTGAGAGCGGGCATCCCGGTCTATTTTTTGATTGACAGATCAGTCAATTTCGCTTCAGCTCAGGAAAAAGGAGCGGCAGGAATGCATTCAAAGAGCGAAGAGCGGCGAAAGCCATCGGTTATTATCATCGGAGCGGGCATGACGGGCATTCTCATGACCATCAAGCTGAAGCAGATGGGCATCGACGAGATCACCATTCTTGAAAAGAAAGAGAAGGTGGGCGGCACATGGCGAGAGAACACCTATCCAGGCGTGGCCTGCGACATCCCCGCTCATATGTACACGTATTCTTTTGAGCCGAATCCGGAGTGGAGCCATCGCTTTGCACATGGCGATGAGATCCAGGCTTACTTTGAGCGCGTAAGCGCAAAATACGGTGTGACTCCGCTTGTGCGTTTCAACGAGGCCGTGACGTCGGCTCGCTACGCCGATGCACGCTGGACGGTGAAGACGAGCAAGGGCAATACGTTTACGGCCGATTTCGTAGTCTGCGCCACCGGCATCCTTCATCATCCGGCAAGGCCTGACATCGCCGGGCTGGGTGATTTCAAAGGCGCCATGTTTCATACGGCCGAGTGGGATCACAGCGTCGATCTGAAGGGCAAGCGTGTCGGCATCATCGGAACAGGTTCGACGGCCGCTCAGGTCATTCCCGAGCTTGTGAAGCTGGCGGGTTCGGTTTCCGTATTCCAGAGGACTCCGCAGTGGATACTCAAGATTCCCGATCATCATTACAGCGAGTCGTCGAAGGCGAGCTGGCGCAAGAACCCGCGAAGGCTCTCGCTCTATCACTACCTCTATACAAAGGCCGTCGAACATACCTTTTCGAAGGCCGTTATCGGCAAGTGGCTGCAGCATCGACTGGCCGATTATCTGTGTCGTCGCAATCTGCGGAAAAGCGTAAAAGATCCGGTACTGCGGGCGAAACTTACGCCGAATTATCGCGTCGGCTGCAAGCGTATCATCGTGAACGGCACGTTTTACGATGCCATTCAGAAGCCGAACGCTCATCTGATCACAGATCGTATCAAACAAATCGAGGCTAAAGGAGTCGTAACCGAAGACGGAAAACTGCACGAGCTTGACGTTCTTGTGCTCTCGACGGGCTTTCATCCGTTCAATTTTATGCGTCCGATGGATCTGCGAGGCGAACAATCCGACATCGAGCATACCTGGCAGAAGAAGGTGCAGGCCTATCGATCGATCTTTATTCCTGGTTACCCGAACTTCTTTTTGATGCTCGGGCCGAACACGCCGATCGGGAACTTCTCGGTCATCGCTATGAGCGAGGTGCAGACGCAGTATGTGCTCAAAGTGATCGAGAAGTGGCGAAACGAGGAGTTCGACGCCATCGACGCGCGGCCCGAGGCGCTCCGAGCGTATAACGAGTATCTAAAGGCGGGTATGAGCAAAACCGTCTGGGTGGGCGGCTGTCAGAGCTGGTATCTTGATGCGGACGGAGATCCGGCGATGTGGCCGTACTCCTGGCAGCAATGGGTGAAGGAGATGTCAGAGCCCGACATGCGTGACTTCACGACCCGCACCGTCGGGCAGACCGAACCCGTTCTTACAGGATCAGGCCGGAGCTGATTAGAAAGATAGCACCGCCATGGGTCAGCCGGAATGATTCTGAAGCGAACGGCGATCATTCCGGCCAGCGACCCTTCCCATAACGTAAAGAGCAGTAAAGGCCAGCCAGCGGCAGAAACCGTCGTCTTAGCCGTGAATCTCCTGCAACGAATGCACTGAGAAGCTCATATCCTTCATCTTCTTGAGTCCGTTAACGAACGCCTGGCTTCCTTCAAGCGTCGTGATGCAGAGGATGCGGTTGCGAATCGCCTCCTGTCGGATCAGGAAGGCGTCGTCGCGCGTCTGTCGCGAATGCGGGATGTTGATGATCAGACGGATGTTGCCGTTTTTGATCTCATCAAGCGGATTCGGGCTCTTGCCATCTTTTAATTTGTAAAGCGATTCAATCGTAATGCCGTGCTGGCGCAGATAGTCATGTGTGCCCGATGTGCCGTAGAGCTTGTAGCCCATCTCAAGCAGGATCTTCGCTTCTTCGACCATATGCGGCTTGGCCGGATCGCTGACGCTGAAGAATACTCCTGCACCGGGACGCGGCAGCCGTTCGCCGGCGGCGATCACCGCCTTCAGATAGGCCTCTTCGAAGGACTGGGCGATGCCCATGACCTCGCCCGTGGACTTCATCTCGGGGCCGAGGATGATGTCGGCGCCCGTAAAACGAGAGAAGGGAAGCACGACTTCTTTCACCGCAATGAAGCCCGACGGCTTCGGAGGATTCGGCAGCACGTCTTTCAGTTTTTCACCACACATGATGCGTGTCGCAAGCTTGGCCAGAGGAACGCCTGTGGCCTTGCTCACAAAAGGAACGGTACGCGACGCCCTCGGGTTAACCTCAATAATGTAAAGCGTGCTGTTCTGGATGGCGAACTGGATATTCATCAGACCCACGACGTGAAGCTCACGTGCCAGCTTCGTCGCCGCCTGTTTGATCTCCTCGATCATCGAATCAGAGATTTCAACGGCGGGCAGGGCGCAGGCAGAGTCGCCGGAATGCACGCCGGCTTCTTCGATATGGCGCATGATGCCGGCGACATAAACGTCTTCGCCGTCAGAAAGCGTGTCCACGTCCATCTCGATGGCGTTTTCCAGAAATCGATCGATCAATACCGGATGTTCGGGGTTAATCGACTCGGCCTCTTTCATGAATTGAAGAAGCTGATCCTGATCGTGCACGATCGCCATGGCGCGGCCGCCGAGAACATAGCTCGGGCGCACAAGACACGGATAACCGATCGAGGCGGATTTCTCAAGCGCCTCGTCTACATCATGAGCGATGGCGTTCGGCGGCTGACGCAGGCCGAGCTTCTCGATCATCTGTGAGAAGAGATCACGATCTTCCGCCCGATCGATCGAATCGGGAGATGTACCGATAATCGGAACGCCGGCCTTTGCCAGATCCTGTGCAAGGCGGAGCGGCGTCTGGCCTCCGAACTGAACGATCACGCCCGTCGGCTTTTCGTTTTCGCAGATATGAAGAACATCTTCGACGGTTAACGGCTCGAAATACAGCACGTCTGACGTGTCATAGTCCGTCGATACGGTTTCGGGATTCGAATTCACCATCACCGATCGAATGCCCATATCTTTCAGAGCGAAGGAGGCATGGCAGCAGCAGTAGTCGAACTCAATGCCCTGGCCGATGCGGTTAGGCCCGCCTCCAAGGATCATGATTTTTTTCGTATCGACGACGGCCGACTCGTCCATCTCTTCGTATGCCGAATAGAGATAGGGGGTCTTCGCCTCGAATTCGCCGCCACATGTGTCGATGCGACGAAATACTGGCTTCACTTTCCCGTCGGATCGTCGCTTGCGCAGATCGGCCTCTCCCTTTTTAAGAAGGGCGATGATTTCTTTTCTGCGTGCCGACACCGATTTGTTCTGATTCTGAATGATCTCTTCGATCGCGATGCGGTTCAGCAGGTAAGAAAGCTGGCGGTCGCTGTAGCCTTTTTCTTTCCAGGCGAGCAGCTCTTCTTCGCTGTTGATGCCTGTGAAGGCCAGCTCTTCATCGATCCAGTCCTCGAACTGATACAGGAACCAGCGATCGATGCGACACAGATCATAGATCTTCTCGAACGGAAAATCGATGCGGCCGCGTTTATGCATCTCCATGGCGATCTTCACGTCAAAGATGCGATCCGGATTGGGCATCTGCAGACTATCTTCGAGATAGGCGACAAGAGTATTGCTGCGCAGATGCTCATGAATACGGAACAGCTCGTCCAGGTTGCCGTCTGCACCGAAACCGGAGCGACCCGTTTCAAGCGAGCGAAAGGCCTTCTGGAACGACGCCTGAAACGTGCGTCCGACGGCCATCGTTTCGCCTACGGATTTCATCATCGAGCCGAGAACCTTGCGCGAGCCCGGGAATTTTTCAAATGTAAAGCGTGGAATCTTCGTCACGACATAATCGATAGTCGGCTCGAAAGAGGCCGGCGTTACCTTAGTGATGTCGTTTTGAATCTCATCCAGCGTATATCCGACTGCAAGCAGAGCGGCGATTTTAGCGATAGGAAAGCCCGTAGCCTTACTGGCAAGGGCCGAGGACCGGGAAACCCTGGGATTCATCTCGATCACGACCATCTCGCCGTTTTCGGGATTTACAGCGAACTGCACGTTTGAGCCGCCTGTGTCGACGCCGATCTCGCGGATGATGGCGATCGCGGCATCGCGCATGATCTGGTACTGATCGTCGGTAAGGGTTTGTTGCGGAGCGACGGTAATCGAATCGCCCGTGTGAACGCCCATCGGATCGACGTTCTCAATAGAACAGATAATGACGACGTTATCAGCCGTATCGCGCATCACCTCAAGCTCGTATTCTTTCCATCCGAGGATGGACTGCTCGACAAGTACCTGATGTGTGGGCGAGGCATCGAGTCCGCCCTGGCAGATATCTTCGAACTCGGCCTCGGTAAAGGCGATACCGCCGCCGGTGCCGCCCAGGGTAAAAGACGGCCGTATAATCAGCGGCAATCCCATCTTCTGATAGAAGGCGCGGGCATCGCTCATGCTATCGCAGAGGACGGATTCAGGCACTTTCAGCCCGATATCGCGCATCGCATCTTTGAAGCGCGAACGTGATTCGGCCTTGTCGATGGCATCGGCGCTGGCACCGATCAGTTTGATGCCGCGTTTTTCGAGCTCTCCGGTCTTATGCAGATCCATGACCAGGTTAAGCGCCGTTTGACCGCCGACGGTGGGCAGGATGGCCGAAGGCTTTTCTTTATCGATAATACGGAGCAGGATCTCGGGCGTCATCGGCTCGATATACGTGGCATCGGCCAGCTCGGGATCGGTCATAATCGTCGCCGGATTTGAGTTAAAGAGGATGGTGCGATAGCCCTCTTTTTTGAGGGCTCGACAGGCCTGTGTTCCGGAATAGTCGAATTCACACGCCTGACCGATTACGATGGGGCCACTGCCCGGGATGAGGATGGAGTCAATATCCGTTCTGCGGGGCATACGCGGCCAGAATCACGAAAGCGGCGATGTGGTCGAGTCAGAAAGCCTTCGAAACACGTCCGAGCTCAAGAATTGCTATCCAGAACTTACAGGACATCCGATTCGGGACGGCCTGCCAGGCCCTGAGCTCTCACAGGGCGCACCGATTCAAGATAGGTGTCATCTAATCGTCAGGGAAGCTCCTTGTAGAAGACAGATCCACTGCCGCCCACGGACACACAGATGGATGGGGAACAGGTAAAGCCATAGCCGCGGCCGGCGAATCCAATTGTAACCCAGCTCCCGCCATTGTCGGAGGATTTCATCACGCCATTT
This region of Leptonema illini DSM 21528 genomic DNA includes:
- a CDS encoding flavin-containing monooxygenase; its protein translation is MHSKSEERRKPSVIIIGAGMTGILMTIKLKQMGIDEITILEKKEKVGGTWRENTYPGVACDIPAHMYTYSFEPNPEWSHRFAHGDEIQAYFERVSAKYGVTPLVRFNEAVTSARYADARWTVKTSKGNTFTADFVVCATGILHHPARPDIAGLGDFKGAMFHTAEWDHSVDLKGKRVGIIGTGSTAAQVIPELVKLAGSVSVFQRTPQWILKIPDHHYSESSKASWRKNPRRLSLYHYLYTKAVEHTFSKAVIGKWLQHRLADYLCRRNLRKSVKDPVLRAKLTPNYRVGCKRIIVNGTFYDAIQKPNAHLITDRIKQIEAKGVVTEDGKLHELDVLVLSTGFHPFNFMRPMDLRGEQSDIEHTWQKKVQAYRSIFIPGYPNFFLMLGPNTPIGNFSVIAMSEVQTQYVLKVIEKWRNEEFDAIDARPEALRAYNEYLKAGMSKTVWVGGCQSWYLDADGDPAMWPYSWQQWVKEMSEPDMRDFTTRTVGQTEPVLTGSGRS
- the hemE gene encoding uroporphyrinogen decarboxylase — its product is MSPSILIQALKGQKCNRIPFWYMRQAGRYLPEYNEIRKGRTFLDMSTNADIAYEITIQPHRRFQNDGLILFADILTPLHACGVPLYFEEKRGPVLERTISKEEDLHILESFSPAEQCPYIGETLTRLTAYASGQSERPAVLGFAGAPFTMASYLIEGGTSKKFEKIRSIMFGQPELFKKLCDRLVDMTVDYLRYQFKSGAEAVQLFDSWAGILSAEQYDEFAGRYTEEIIRRLKAEFDHPIILFVGGGHHLLPEMVRQNPDVISLDWRVRIEDVEKIPSRIAIQGNLDPLYLYGGKDRVIRETEAVLNRFASRPGYVFNLGHGIHPASPLENVEAMIQTIRNYR
- a CDS encoding response regulator transcription factor; translation: MKPKILLVEDEPVLRSGIRLNLEDEGYEVEAFESADSFLAERESLLSGNSPYDLAILDMMLPGRLQGLELCRLIRSRWSMPILFLTARNKLEYKLDAFESGADDYITKPFELEELLARIRVRLRKHKIVDAFQIGSYRLDFNRDTAVHTLTAEEVRFTEKEIGILKLLLESRGRPVTRDEILDRVWGTAEFPTNRTIDNFIVKFRRIFEQDPAHPTLFITRHGRGYELAPEGEAEK
- a CDS encoding endonuclease/exonuclease/phosphatase family protein — its product is MLSSCAALLRDGKPVEFTAATYNVHYMERGIPGLVRTIKGLDADVVAMQEVLSTGGQPASAQIAGSLGYQHVASMPYVNYGSAQWVLVILSRHPIVARDEIRLGNSRRALRAVVNINGRPVEFITMHLMPLAGHIGGMQSVRQRAQSRRTEITDLLTWLGEAKRPRILLGDFNMLRGTMGFYDLDEYDLVSDVYSDADGGWLPTNSDTFPLPDDTRKKIGERVPIWLVPRSITLDYIFVSDGVSVLDTDVIKSDASDHWPLVGRFRL
- the carB gene encoding carbamoyl-phosphate synthase large subunit produces the protein MPRRTDIDSILIPGSGPIVIGQACEFDYSGTQACRALKKEGYRTILFNSNPATIMTDPELADATYIEPMTPEILLRIIDKEKPSAILPTVGGQTALNLVMDLHKTGELEKRGIKLIGASADAIDKAESRSRFKDAMRDIGLKVPESVLCDSMSDARAFYQKMGLPLIIRPSFTLGGTGGGIAFTEAEFEDICQGGLDASPTHQVLVEQSILGWKEYELEVMRDTADNVVIICSIENVDPMGVHTGDSITVAPQQTLTDDQYQIMRDAAIAIIREIGVDTGGSNVQFAVNPENGEMVVIEMNPRVSRSSALASKATGFPIAKIAALLAVGYTLDEIQNDITKVTPASFEPTIDYVVTKIPRFTFEKFPGSRKVLGSMMKSVGETMAVGRTFQASFQKAFRSLETGRSGFGADGNLDELFRIHEHLRSNTLVAYLEDSLQMPNPDRIFDVKIAMEMHKRGRIDFPFEKIYDLCRIDRWFLYQFEDWIDEELAFTGINSEEELLAWKEKGYSDRQLSYLLNRIAIEEIIQNQNKSVSARRKEIIALLKKGEADLRKRRSDGKVKPVFRRIDTCGGEFEAKTPYLYSAYEEMDESAVVDTKKIMILGGGPNRIGQGIEFDYCCCHASFALKDMGIRSVMVNSNPETVSTDYDTSDVLYFEPLTVEDVLHICENEKPTGVIVQFGGQTPLRLAQDLAKAGVPIIGTSPDSIDRAEDRDLFSQMIEKLGLRQPPNAIAHDVDEALEKSASIGYPCLVRPSYVLGGRAMAIVHDQDQLLQFMKEAESINPEHPVLIDRFLENAIEMDVDTLSDGEDVYVAGIMRHIEEAGVHSGDSACALPAVEISDSMIEEIKQAATKLARELHVVGLMNIQFAIQNSTLYIIEVNPRASRTVPFVSKATGVPLAKLATRIMCGEKLKDVLPNPPKPSGFIAVKEVVLPFSRFTGADIILGPEMKSTGEVMGIAQSFEEAYLKAVIAAGERLPRPGAGVFFSVSDPAKPHMVEEAKILLEMGYKLYGTSGTHDYLRQHGITIESLYKLKDGKSPNPLDEIKNGNIRLIINIPHSRQTRDDAFLIRQEAIRNRILCITTLEGSQAFVNGLKKMKDMSFSVHSLQEIHG
- a CDS encoding sensor histidine kinase → MKNGTDRVFGHPGLYLGLMFLVISAQLFWWLLFFAEIRFALVHVQDERDRILEMALNGDPGLVAPPYIRLENGRYTVDREVVEARRHERDRNVVMIIAEASFFLAVFGAVSIILVKLYRSERQLAKEQELFLNSFTHELKTPLAAIKLNLQTLKKRPDHAATPELVEGSLREVEILNRRISEILLGGELSSEQSNEKNGAGEGTAFFPILERTIGELHSLIKERNAVITVGWLPPITGRLRSLLPSGSQIPEALVEKVVVDRSGIVQDNLLTLQTLEENPLALEPRELGSVIGELITNALIYSGELARLRILLRQKGRRMQLFFVDNGPGIPYVERKNIFRPMVRLQRQSGFVPGTGMGLANVRALLLRRAGSIRLLPSPEGARFLVEISIKKSTSGAGHEA